TTCGGCGACGCGTGGGTCCCGGTGCAGCGGCAGCGCGGTTTCGTCTTCGACCAGTCGCCGCGCCACCGGGTGGGTGCGGATCAACCGCACCGTCTCCACCGACAACTCGAACAGCCGGTTGTAGGGGTCGTCGAACGACTTGGCCTTGGTTTCGAATTCGGAGATCAGCCGCTGCAGTTCGAGCGCGAGCGCCTCACGGATCAAGGTGTCCTTGGATTCGAACCGGCGGAACACCGTCGCGCGGCCCACCCCTGCGGTGCGGGCGACGTCCTCGACGGTCATCCGCTCGATGCCATAGCGCGTCAGACACCGCAGTGTCGCTTCCAAGATGGCGATATCGGAGGCGTCGCGCAGCACCGGCGGAGTCGCGAGTGCGCTGGCCACGATATTCCCAGTCTTGGGCGTGGGACTCACAAGCGGGGACAGTATCATGCGTCTCACCAGACTTGGCCGTCTCGGAGAAATTGGTCCGCGTGACCCGTGCGATGCGATTTCGGCGTGCTGGGTCGCGCTCAGCGTGACCAGCCACGCCGAAATCGCTAAGAATCGCTGCCGACCGTGATCACCGTCGCCTCGTCGAGCTCGTCGAGTTCCCCCTCGACGTCGATGCCCATCAGGTGCGGGCGACTGGCCGCCAGCACGCCGGCGGCCAGCAGCACCGCACCCGCGCCGACCCAGAACGGCACATGCACGTTGATCCGCTCGCCGAGCACCCCGGCCAGCCACGGCGCCAACGCGGCACCGGAGAACCGCACGAAGCTGTAAGCCGCTGAGGCCACACCTCTTTCGACGGGCGCCGCCTTCATCACCGTCTCGGTGATCAACGTGTTGTTGATGCCGATGAAGAGGCCGGCGATCACCACGCACGCCGCCAACAGGGGCTTGTGGTCGGTGCCGACGGCCATCACCACGAGCACCGCCGTCATCGCCACCAGGTTCGCCAACAAGGTCGGGACCGTGCCGAAGCGATGCTGCAGCCGCGGCGCGACGACCACCGACGTGAACGCCAGCGCGATACCCCAGCCGAAGAAGATCAGCCCGATCTCATGAGCGCTCATGTCGAGCGGGAACGGCGTGAACGCCAGCAGCGTGAAGAAGCCGAAGTTGTAGAGCAGCGCGGTGATCGCCACCCCGAGCAGCCCGCGGTGCCGCAGCGCACGGAACGGGTCGGCCAACGTGGTGGCCCGCGCGGCGGGTGGCGTCGACGGCAACAGGAACGCGGTGACGACGACCGCGACGGCCATCAGCACCGACACCCCGAAGAACGGGCCGCGCCACGAGATCGACCCCAGGACACCGCCGACCAGCGGGCCGACTGCGATGCCCAGGCCGAGCGCCGCCTCGTACAGGATGATCGCCTGCGCCACCGACCCGCGCGCCGAGTTCACGATCGTCGCCAGCGCCGTCGCGACGAACAGCGCGTTGCCCAGACCCCAAAGTGCCCGCCACCCAACGATTTCGGTCACCGTGTCCGACATACCGGCCAGCCCTGCGCCGGCGATGATCACCACCAGGCCGATCAGCAGCGTGCGCTTCGGGCCGATGCGGCTGGCCACCACGCCCGTGATGAGCATCGCGACGCCCATCACCGCCATATAGCTGGTGAACAACAGCGACACCTGAGACGGCGACGCGTTGAGGGTGTCGGCGATCGGCTTGAGGATCGGGTCGACGAGACCGATACCCATGAACGCGACGACAGACGCGAAGGCAACGGCCCAAACAGCTTTGGGTTGACGCCACATACGGGCGATACTCCTAACGTTTTGTAGCGATTTCGGTGTGCTAAGTCGCGCTGAGCGCGACCAGCCACGCCGAAATCACCGAGATTTTGTGGGGGAGGACGCGTCGGCGAGCAGTCGGCGCAGCACCTCGACGGCGTTGCCGAGGGTCTGCTGATCCTTCGCATCGAGGCGCTCGAGATACGGATCGATGGCGGCGCCGCGATCCACCCGTACCTGCCTCAGTGTCTCGACGCCCTTGGCCGTGATCTCGATGAGCACGGCCCGCGCATCGTCGGGGTCGACGGTGCGCGATACATAACCCCCGTCCTCGAGTCGACGTACCTGGGTGGTCATCGTCGGCTGCGAGCAGTGGTCCAGCGCGGCGAGGTCGGATATCCGGGTCGGCCCCTGGTCCTCGATGGTCGACAGCAACCGCGCCTGCGCGTATCCCAGCGGCAGCCGCGCGCGCTGTGTGGCGAGTCGGTTGAGCCGGGCGACCACAGCCAGCAGATCAGCTCCAAGAGTCTGAGACATAGCTTCTAGATTACATAGTTTTACTATGCAGTTCAAACCTGCCGCAGGTCGGAGCGCGGCGAAGACCGCTCTCACCCTACGACTGGCAGAATCATGAAATGGCCGTGACCGGGGATTCGAGCATGTCTCGACGTTCCGGCTCGCTGAATCCCGCCGAACTCGCACAGGCGTCGGTCATTGCGGCGCTGTCGGCTGCCACGGCGATCATCTCCGTCGTCGTTCCCTTTGCCGCCGCGCTGTCATTGGTCGGCACCGTCCCGATGGGTCTGCTGGCCTACCGCTACCGACTGCGGGTGCTGCTCACCGCGACCGTCGCGGGCGCGATCATCGCCTTCCTGATCGCCGGCATGGGCGGCTTCATGACCGTCGTCAACTGCGCCTACATCGGCGGACTGACCGGCATCGTCAAGCGTCGCGGCCGCGGCACCACGACCGTCTTCCTCTGTTCACTGGTCGCCGGCTCCGTCTTCGGCGTCGCAGTCGTCACCGCGCTGGCGGTCCTGGCGCGGCTGCGCCACCTGATCTTCGAATCGGTGACCGCCAACATCAACGGCGTCGCCGCGATCATCGCGCGCATCCCCGACATGCAAGGCGTCGCCGACCAACTCAAGCGCGACTTCGCCACCGCGCTCGAGTACTGGCCGTTCCTGTTCTTTGCGACCTCGATCTTGTCCATCTCCATGGTGACTCTCATCGGCTGGTGGGCGTTGTCGCGGGTGCTTTCGCGTCTGTTCGGCATTCCCGACGTGCACAAGCTCGACGCCTCGACCGACACCGGGCCGATCGCGCCGGTGCCGATGCGCCTGCACGACGTCCGCTTCCGCTATCCCAACACCGATCACGACGCGCTGGGCCCGGTGTCGCTGACCGTCGAACCGGGCGAGCACCTCGCCATCACCGGCGCCAACGGCTCGGGCAAGACGACGCTGATGCTGATGCTCGCCGGACGCGAACCCACCGCGGGCACCATCGAGCGGCCCGGCGCCGTCGGGCTCGGCCGGCTCGGCGGCACGGCGGTGATCATGCAGCACCCCGAGAGTCAGGTGCTCGGCACGCGGGTGGCCGACGACGTGGTGTGGGGCCTGCCGCCTGGCACCACCACCGACGTGCACAGGCTGCTGGGCGAGGTCGGCCTCGATGGTCTGGCCGAACGCGACACCGGCGGCCTGTCCGGCGGTGAGCTACAGCGCCTCGCGGTCGCCGCGGCGCTCGCGCGCGAGCCGTCGCTGCTGATCGCCGACGAGGTCACCAGCATGGTCGATCAGGACGGCCGCACAGCGCTGATGTCGGTGCTGTCCGGGCTGACCCAGCACCACGACATGTCGCTGGTGCACATCACCCACTACAACGACGAGGCCGACGCCGCCGACCGCGCCGTGAACCTCACCGGCAACGGTGGCGCCGCCGACAACACCGACATGGTGGAGACCGCCTCGGCGCCCGCTGCGACAATGGCACACGGCCACCACGCAGACACTCCGGTGCTTCAGCTGGTCGACGTCAACCATGAATACGCCAGCGGGACACCGTGGGCCGCAACGGCTCTGCGCGACATCACCTTCACCGTCAACGAGGGCGACGGGCTGCTGATCCACGGTGTCAACGGATCCGGCAAGTCCACCCTGGCATGGATCATGGCGGGCCTCACCGTCCCGACGTCCGGCAGCTGCCTGCTCGACGGCAGGCCGGTGTCCGAACAGGTTGGCGCCGTGGCCATCTCGTTCCAGGCGGCCCGACTGCAGTTGATGCGCGGCCGCGTCGACCTGGAGATCGCGTCGGCGGCCGGGTTCTCCCATCGCGACCGCAAGCGGGTGGCCGAGGCGTTGGCCACCGTCGGCCTGGATCCGGGCCTGGCGAAGCGGCGCATCGACCAACTCAGCGGTGGCCAGATGCGCCGTGTGGTGCTCGCCGGTCTGCTGGCTCGGTCGCCGCGCGCGCTCATCCTCGACGAGCCGCTCGCCGGGCTGGACGCCGCGAGTCAGCGTGGGCTGCTGCGCCTTCTGGCCGAGCTGCGGCGCAACGCCGGCCTGACGGTGATCATCATCTCGCACGACTTCTCGGGCCTCGAGGAGGTGTGCCCGCGCATCCTGCACCTGCAGGACGGCGTTCTGGCACCGGTACCGACCACCGCGGGAGGCGTGTCATGACGGCCCCGACGGCAACCAAACGGCAGCGAAAGCCGGTTGTGCTGCTGCGGCCGGTTCCCGGCGACAGCGCCATCCATCGGCTGTGGGCGGGCTCGAAACTCCTTATGGTGGCGGGCATCGGCGTGCTGATGACGTTCTACCCGGGTTGGGTGCCTATCGCCGCGGTCGCGGTCCTGGTGCTGGTGGCCGCGTGGATCGCACGGATTCCCCGAGGGGTGCTGCCTTCGATTCCGGGCTGGCTGTGGATTCTGATTTTCTTCGGCGGCCTCACCGCCACGTTCGCCGGCGGTAGCCCGATCGTCGATTTCGGCTCAGTCGAGATCGGGCTCGGCGGGCTGCTCAACTTCCTGCGCATCACCGCGTTGTCGATCGTCCTGCTGGGCCTTGGGGCCATGGTGTCGTGGACGACGAACGTCGCCGAAATCGCGCCCGCCGTCGCCACATTGGGGCGGCCGCTGCGGATATTGCGGATCCCGGTCGACGAGTGGTCGGTAGCGCTGGCGTTGGCGTTGCGCGCGTTCCCGATGCTGATCGAGGAGTTCCGCGTCCTCTACGCGGCGCGCAGGCTGCGACCCAGGAACGTGGCAGCCAGCAGGCGAGGACGCTTACGCGGTGCTTGGCTCGAGCTCATCGATCTGCTCGCGGCGGCCATCACCGTCGCGTTGCGCCGGGCCGACGAGATGGGTGACGCCATCACCGCCCGCGGCGGCGCGGGCCAGATCTCCGCGTTTCCGTCGCGCCCCAAGATGATCGACCTGTGGGCGTGGGTGATCGTGATCTTGGTGTGCGGCATGGCACTTGCGTTGGAGCTGACGATTCTGGGCACCAGCGCCGTCACTACCTGAGCCGTGTGAAGCGCGCCGGTGGGCCCGCTATTACGGTGGGGGCGTGACAGCGCAACACCGGGTGGACGCCGACTTCCTCGGGCTGCCGCGCCATGAGCTGGCCGATGCGGCACTGTCGGCGGCGACCGCCGCCGGAGCCAGCTACGCCGACCTGCGTATTCACGGGATCACCACGGAGCTCATCCAGCTGCGCGACGGCGAGCTGGAGGCGGCCCTCGTCAACCGCGAGATCGGTCTGGCGGTGCGGGTGATCGTCGACGGCACGTGGGGCTTCGCGTCCCACGCCGAGCTGGATCCCGCCACGGCCGCCGAGACCGCGCGTCGGGCCGTGCACGTGGCGGCGACGCTCAAGCCGTTGAACGCCGAGCGCATCGAGCTGGCTCCCGAGCCGGTGTACTCCGACGTCACCTGGGTGTCGGACTATCGCATCGACCCGTTCACGGTTCCCGCCGCAGACAAGATCGCCGTGCTGGGCGAGTACTCCGGTCGGCTGATGGCCGCCGACGGCGTCGACTACGTCTCGGCCGGACTGCACTCGGTCAAGGAGCAGACGTTCTACGCCGACACGTTCGGGTCGTCGATCACCCAGCAGCGGGTGCGGATGATGCCGGGGCTGGAGGCGACCACCGTCGACCCCGCGGCGGGCACCTTCGAAACCATGCGCACACTGGTACCGCCGATGGCCAGGGGCTGGGAGGTCGTCGCGGGCGACGACGTGTGGAACTGGTCCGACGAGCTGGCGCAGATACCGTCGCTGCTGGCCGAGAAGGCCAAGGCGCCCAGCGTTTCCGCCGGGCCGACGGACCTGGTGATCGATCCGACCAACCTGTGGCTGACGATCCACGAATCGATCGGCCATGCCACCGAATACGACCGCGCCATCGGTTACGAGGCCGCCTACGCAGGCACGTCGTTCGCGACGCCGGACAAGCTGGGGACCATGCGCTACGGCTCGCCGGTCATGAACGTCACCGCCGACCGCACCGTCGAATACGGTTTGGCCACCGTCGGGTTCGACGACGAGGGCGTGGCCGCGCAGAGCTGGGATCTGGTGCGCGACGGCATCTTTGTCGGCTATCAGCTCGACCGGGTGTTCGCCCCACGGCTCGGCGTCAGGCGGTCCAACGGCTGCTCGTATGCCGATTCACCACATCATGTGCCGATCCAGCGGATGGCCAACGTGTCGCTGCAGCCCGGCACGGCCGACCTGAGCACCGACGACCTCATCGCCCGCGTCGAGGACGGTATCTACATCGTCGGCGACAAGTCGTGGTCGATCGACATGCAGCGCTACAACTTTCAGTTCACCGGGCAGCGGTTCTTCCGAATCCGCAACGGGCGCCTGGACGGCCAGCTGCGCGACGTCGCCTACCAGGCGACCACGACCGACTTCTGGGGATCGATGGAAGCCGTCGGCGGACCGTCGACGTGGCGTCTCGGCGGTGCTTTCAATTGCGGCAAGGCGCAACCCGGCCAGGTTGCGGCGGTCAGCCACGGCTGCCCGTCGGCACTGTTCCGCGGGGTGAACGTGCTCAATACACGCGACGAGGCGGGGCGGTAGCCGGTGATCGGAGCACAGCAGGTAGTCGAGCGTGCGCTGGCCGAGGCCGCCCGACTGGGCAAGGCCGACGAGACCATCGTCCTGGTGTCCGACCGCACCGACGCGTCGTTGCGGTGGGCGGGCAATTCGATGACCACCAACGGCGAATCGGTGAGCCGCACTACAACGGTGATATCGATTGTGCGCCAAGGTGTGACCGCGCGCGTCGGCTCGGTGGAGACCAGTGACGTGGACCCGTCGGCGATCCCCGGGCTGGTGGCCGCGTCGCAGGACACCGCGCTCGCCGCGCCCGAGGCCCGCGACGCTGCGCCGCCGTTGCCGGGCGACGACGGCCCTGACGATTGGGACGCTCCGGTCCCGGGCACCAGCGTGCAGGCGTTTCTGGATGTGGCGGGCAGCCTGGCCGCGCGGGGGTTCAGCGGGCCGGATCAGTTGTACGGGTTCGCGCGGCACGGTGTCGAGACGACGTTCCTGGCCACGTCGAACGGCCTGCGCCGGCGCTTCACGGAGCCGACCGGGTCGGTGGAGATCAACGCCAAACGTGACGGTGCCAGCGCGTGGGCGGGCTTCAGCACTCCCGACTTCACTGATGTGCCAACGGATTCGATGCTCGAGCGGCTGTCGACGCGGGTGGGCTGGGCGCGGCGCACCGTCGAGTTGCCTGCCGGTCGGTACGAGACGCTCCTGCCGCCGTCGGCGGTGGCCGACCTGATGATCTACCTGTGGTGGTCGATGGAAGGCCGCGGCGCGCAGGAGGGGCACACCGCATTGTCGGCGCCCGGCGGCGGGACCCGGGTGGGGGAGAAGCTCACCGATCTGCCGTTGACGCTGTACTCCGATCCGTTCGCCGAGGGCTTGGAGTGTGCGCCGTTCGTCACGACGTCGGCGTCCTCGGAGCGGGCGTCGGTCTTCGACAACGGCATGGATATCGGGCGTACGGACTGGATCCGCGACGGCACGATCGCCACGCTGGCGTATCCGCGGGCATCGGCGGCGGAGTTCGACGCGCCGGTGGCGGTGTCGGCGGACAACCTGTTGATGACGGGTGGGTCGGCGAGCATGGCGGACATGATCGCGAGCACCGAGCGCGGCCTGCTGCTGACGACGCTGTGGTACATCCGCGAGGTCGACCCGGCGGTGCTGCTGCTGACGGGACTCACCCGCGATGGCGTGTACCTCGTCGAGGACGGCGAGGTGACCGCGGCCGTCAACAATTTCCGGTTCAACGAGAGTCCGCTGGACCTGCTGCGACGGGCCACCGAGGCCGGCGCCACCGACCGCACGCTGCCGCGGGAGTGGGGCGACTGGGTCACCCGCGTGACGATGCCGACGTTGCGGATCCCCGACTTTCACATGTCCTCGGTGAGCCAGGCGCAATAATCCCTGGGGTGAGTGACGTACAACTGGCCGACCGCGTCGCCGGCCTGGTCGCGATGTCGTCCGGGGACGGGCGCCTGGACACGCTGACGCGGCTGACGTGCGGTCGGGCGCTGTCGTTGCGTCCGCTGCCGATGGAGCTGGACTGGGACGAGGGTGTCTCCGAGTCGGAGTCGGTGGTGGCGGCGTTCACCGAGCAGTTCGCGGTCGACGTGACGGGGGTCGGCGCCAATCAGCGCAAGCAGCTGTTGACGGTGTTGGGCGACAACGTGTTTCGCACGGCCGTGATGATCTTCGTCGCCGACTACGTGCCCCGCGTGTGGGCCGGCCTCGACGCGCTGGGGCACGGCAAGCCGGGCTACAGCGCGGACGTGGCGTGGGATCACGACTCGGATCCCGTCGACGCGCTGCTGAACGGGTTCGTGCCCGCGGTGGCGCGGATGCGGGCGCTGGATCCGGTGACGACGGAGGTCGTGCGGTTGCATGGGGCGGCGCAGCACAACTGCCGGCTGTGCAAGTCCCGGCGAGAGACGAACGCGTTGGATGCGGGCGGCTCCGAGGACCTGTACAGCCAGATCGAGCAGTTCGAATCCTCAGACACGCTGACCGGTGCGCAGAAGGCCGCGTTGCGGTACGTCGACGCGTTGATCTGGACGCCGTCGCAGATCGGTGCCGACGTGGTCGCGGGGGTGAATAAGCACTTCTCGGAGGACGAGGCGCTGGAGTTGACGTTCGACGTGATGCGCAACGCCTGCAACAAGATCATGGTGTCGCTGGGTGCCGATGCGCCGCTCGTGGAGGAGGGCGTCGAGTTGTTCTCGGTCGACGCGGACGGGCAGACGGTGTCGGTTCAGTAGTCGTGGAAGACGACGTTGTCGTCGATCGGGTTGCGTGGAATGTGTAGCTGGTTGGCGGGGAAGTCGGGGTCCGGATAGCCGATCGCGAGGCCGCAGAGGATTCGGTACTCGGGCGGAATGGCCAACTGCGCGTGCAGGACCTGGGGGTAGCCCGCGATCGACACCTGCACGCAGGTGCCGACGCCGCGCGCGGTCAGCGACAGGATGAACGTCTGCAGGAACATCCCGACGCCGAGGCTGTCGACGTAGTCGAGGTCGCTGTGCATGCAGACGATGCCCGCCAGCGGCGCGTGGAAGAACTCCCAGTTGCGCAGCACGGCCTCGCGCCGGCCGTCGATGTCGTCGCGGGTGATGCCCATCGAGCCGTACACGACGGCGCCGAGTTCGCTGCGCAGGTGCGCGAAGGACGGCGGCAGCTGCGGGACGACGGGCGGTCTGGCCCTGGCCTCGTGCATGAGGGCGCCCACCAGGCGTTGCAGGGCATCGCCCGAGACGAGGGCCAGGTGCCAGGGCTGGATGTTGGAGTTCGACGGGGCGCGGATGGCCAGCTGCAGGGCCTCGTCAACGAGGTCGCGGGGGACCGGGCGGTCGGGCTGGAACATGCGGATCGAGCGCCGGTCGGCGATGGCCGCTTCGAGGTCGTACATGGTGCTCCTCCTGCCGCTGAGACGGCATGTGGAGCGTATGCGACCATTGGTGCCGCGAAACTGTGAGCAGGGGCGGTAGCTCAGTTGGTTAGAGCCGCGGACTCATAATCCGTTGGTCGCGGGTTCGAGCCCCGCCCGCCCCACCAAGCATTTGTATTACCTCGGCTGATGCTCGACGTTTGGTCTTCGGGTGATGGGCGACAGTGTTTCGGCTGATGCTTTACACCTACTTCGGTTGATCCTTGACACTCCCTAGATGAGGGAGTTAAGCGTGGCCGAGCAGCGGTATCAGGCCGTGTTGGCGGTGATCAGCGATGGGTTGTCGATTTCGCAGGTCGCATCGAAGGTTGGGGTGTCGCGTCAGACGCTGCACTCGTGGTTGGCCCGGTATGAGGCCGAGGGTCTCGAGGGGCTGGTGGACCGGTCGCATCGACCGGCGCGGTGTCCGCATCAAATGCCCGCCGAGGTGGAAGCGGCGCTGTTGGAGTTGCGGCGTTGGCGGCCCTATTGGGGGCCGCGGCGACTGGTGTTCGAACTGGCCAAACGCGGGGTGCAGCCGGTGCCCTCGGAATCGGGGGCCTATCGGGCGTTGGTGCGCGCGGCGATGATCGACCCGACCCGGCGCGACCGGCGTTCCCGCAAGTGGAAACGCTGGGAACGCGCCGCGGCGATGGAGTTGTGGCAGATGGATGTGGTCGGCGGCTTCCCGCTGGCCGACGGCACTAGCGCCAAAGCATTGACCGGCATCGATGATCATTCCCGGATGTGTGTCTGCGCGAGGTTGATGGCCCGGGAACGCACCCGCGCGGTCTGTGACGCGTTACGCGCGGCGCTGGGCGTGTCAGATGTTTTGTGTAGCTGTGGCTCCTGATGAATTGGAGCAGTATCGATGGATGTGACCACTGACGAGCCGATGTCGGGCGCTGATGCCATGGAGGCGTTGAAGTCTGCGGGTGTTGGATGATGTGTTAGCCAAGATCGATGATAGCGTCCCGGGGAGTGGTGGACTTCGGATCTGGCGTGGTTCACGCGTTGCGATCAACGAGTCATGTTGAACGCTAGGTGATTTGGTGTTGTTTGACAAGTGCTGCCGCGGCGTGTTTTGTCTCGATGACGGCGCGTAGTTCGTCCATGGAGACATCGGAAAGATAGCGGCGGGTGACCTGCCACTCGTCGTGGGCTTCGATGACTACCGCGGTGGCCAGGCGCAGGAACGCTGCGGGGTTGGGGAAGATCTCCACGACATCAGCGCGGCGCTTGATCTCCTTGTTGAGCCGTTCGATGGGGTTGTTCGACCAGATCTTCTGCCAGTGCGCCCGCGGGAACGCGGTGAACGCCAGCACGTCGGTCTTGGCCTCGCCGAGCATGGCCGCGACTTTCGGGAAGCTAGGGGCCAGGGTGTCGGCGACGCGGTCCCACTGGGCGGCGACCTCGGCGGGGTCGGTGTGGGCGAAGATCGTCTTGACCGCCGCAGTCACCGCCGGCGCGTGTTTGGCGGCGACCGCGGTGTGCAGGTTACGCATGAAATGTACCCGGCACCGCTGCCACGATGAACCGGTGAACTGCTGCGCCACCGCGGCTTTGAGCCCGGCATGGGCGTCGGAGATCACCAGATGCACCCCAGTCAGGCCGCGGGCTTTCAGCGACGCCAGAAACTCTCGCCAGAACTCGAAGGACTCACTGTCACCGACCGCAGTGCCCAGCACTTCACGGGTGCCCTCGAGGGAGACCCCGGTAGCCACCACCAGGGCCTGAGAGACGACGTGCGCCCCGATACGCACCTTGCAGAACGTCGCGTCGCAGAACACGTACGGGAACTGCGTGTGGGTCAAGCTGCGGGTCCGAAACGCCTCGATCTCCTTATCCAGGCCCGCGCAGATCCGTGAGACCTCCGACTTGGAGACCCCCGCCGCGACGCCCATCGCCGCGACCAGGTCATCGACACTGCGGGTCGACACGCCGTGCACGTAGGCCTCCATGATCACCGCGTGTAACGCCTTGTCGATACGGCGGCGCCGCTCCAACAGCGACGGGAAGAACGACCCAGCCCGCAGCTTGGGGATCTGCACCTCAATATCGCCTGAGGTGGTCGACACTGTCTTCGGGCGGTGCCCGTTGCGGTGCACCGTGCGTTCGTCACTGCGCTGATAGCGGCCCGCGCCGATCGTGGCGGTGGCCTCGGCCTCGATGAGCTGCTGCAGGCCGGCGCGGATCAATTCGGCAAACACTGCGCTCGCATCAGCGGACTTGAGCGCGTCGAGCTGGGCAAGCAGGGCAGAATGATCCTGGGTCATCGCGTCGTGTGTCTTCCTGTTGAGTCACTTGGTAGGTAACTCACTGACCACTACGCGATGGCCCACCCCAACACCGGCAACGACACACCCAGCACCATCGGCCTCAGCTCCCGAAACCCCACCACACCAGGGGACTTACCCAGATCGATGCCGGTCAGTTGCAGTTGACCGGTGAGGGCGGGTTTCTGCCCGAGATGGTCAAAGCCGTTCTGGAGCGCGGGTTGGCCGCTGAGCTCACTGACCACCTGGGTTATGAGAAGGGTGATCCGGTCGGGCGTGAACTACCCAATGCTCGTAACGGGTTCACACCTAAGACCGTGGCCAGCGAGGTCGGTGACGTCGGGTTAGCGATCCCGCGCGATCGCGACGGGAGCTTCACTCCGACGCTGGTCCCTAAGGGTGCACGGCGCCTGGGCGGTCTGGACGACATGATCATCTCGCTTTACGCCGGCGGGATGACGATCCGCGATATTCAGCATCATCTGGCCACCACGATCGGCACCGAGCTTTCCCACGAGACGGTCTCCAAGATCACCGATGCAGTGCTCGAGGAGGTCATTCAGTGGCAGAAACGGCCGCTGGAGGAGCTCTATCCGATCGTCTATCTCGACGCGCTGGTGATTAAGATCCGTGACGGTCACCAGGTCAAGAACCGCGCCGCCCACATCGCCGTGGGTGTCGATCTCGATGGCATCCGCCACGTGCTGGGGATCTGGGTGACGGCCAACGAAGGCGCGAAGTTCTGGGCCGGGGTCTGTGCCGAGCTGGCCAATCGTGGGGTCAAGGACATCCTGATCGTGTGCACCGACGGGTTGAATGGGTTCGCCGAGGCTGTCGAGGCGACGTGGCCGCAGGCCACTGTGCAGACCTGCGTGGTGCATCTGATCCGCAATTCCATGCGGTTTGTCTCCTACGGAAAGCGCAAGGAGATCGCGGCGGCACTGAAGACCATCTACACCGCTCCCACCGCCGACGCGGCAGCCGAGGCGTTCGAGGAGTTCGCTAATTCGGCTCTGGGACAGTCGAATCCGACGACAGTGATCGCCTGGCGTAATGCCTGGGAGCGGTTCATCCCGTTCTTGGCGTTCCCGCCAGATCTGCGGCGAATCATCTACACCACCAACGCGATCGAATCGCTGAACTACCAGTTACGCAAGATCATCAAGAACCGCGGACACTTTCCCAGTGATCAGGCCGCGGTCAAGCTGCTGTGGCTGGCGATCTGCAACATCGAGGACAAACGCGCTCGAGAACGCCAGAAGTTCTACGACGACCCACTCAAGACCGGAGACCGCTCACGCACCAAGCGCCTCGTCGAGGGAGCACGCACCAACGGCTGGAAACAAGCACTAGGCGCACTGGCCCTGACCTACCCCGAACGAATCAACCCCTACCTGTAAACCAGCCACCTACACAGAAATCTTGACAAGCTCGGCGCTGGCCCGCTACGGCGCCCCTGAGCAGATCCTGACCGATAACGGCAAGGTGTTCACCGGACGGTTCAACCATCCGCCGGTCGAGGTGCTCTTCGACGCGATCTGCCGCCAACACGGCATCGAGCACTTGTTGACCCAGCCCCGCTCACCCACCACGACCGGCAAGATCGAGCGGTTCCACCGCACCCTACGAGCCGAAT
The nucleotide sequence above comes from Mycolicibacterium moriokaense. Encoded proteins:
- a CDS encoding ABC transporter ATP-binding protein, encoding MAVTGDSSMSRRSGSLNPAELAQASVIAALSAATAIISVVVPFAAALSLVGTVPMGLLAYRYRLRVLLTATVAGAIIAFLIAGMGGFMTVVNCAYIGGLTGIVKRRGRGTTTVFLCSLVAGSVFGVAVVTALAVLARLRHLIFESVTANINGVAAIIARIPDMQGVADQLKRDFATALEYWPFLFFATSILSISMVTLIGWWALSRVLSRLFGIPDVHKLDASTDTGPIAPVPMRLHDVRFRYPNTDHDALGPVSLTVEPGEHLAITGANGSGKTTLMLMLAGREPTAGTIERPGAVGLGRLGGTAVIMQHPESQVLGTRVADDVVWGLPPGTTTDVHRLLGEVGLDGLAERDTGGLSGGELQRLAVAAALAREPSLLIADEVTSMVDQDGRTALMSVLSGLTQHHDMSLVHITHYNDEADAADRAVNLTGNGGAADNTDMVETASAPAATMAHGHHADTPVLQLVDVNHEYASGTPWAATALRDITFTVNEGDGLLIHGVNGSGKSTLAWIMAGLTVPTSGSCLLDGRPVSEQVGAVAISFQAARLQLMRGRVDLEIASAAGFSHRDRKRVAEALATVGLDPGLAKRRIDQLSGGQMRRVVLAGLLARSPRALILDEPLAGLDAASQRGLLRLLAELRRNAGLTVIIISHDFSGLEEVCPRILHLQDGVLAPVPTTAGGVS
- a CDS encoding TetR/AcrR family transcriptional regulator, translating into MASALATPPVLRDASDIAILEATLRCLTRYGIERMTVEDVARTAGVGRATVFRRFESKDTLIREALALELQRLISEFETKAKSFDDPYNRLFELSVETVRLIRTHPVARRLVEDETALPLHRDPRVAEFQLVGLRRDISQAAKDLGVKVDARAMAELLMRFFGSLWIAPDIGLGVDNEAHIRTMIAILLAPLRPQKRDATG
- a CDS encoding energy-coupling factor transporter transmembrane component T family protein, coding for MTAPTATKRQRKPVVLLRPVPGDSAIHRLWAGSKLLMVAGIGVLMTFYPGWVPIAAVAVLVLVAAWIARIPRGVLPSIPGWLWILIFFGGLTATFAGGSPIVDFGSVEIGLGGLLNFLRITALSIVLLGLGAMVSWTTNVAEIAPAVATLGRPLRILRIPVDEWSVALALALRAFPMLIEEFRVLYAARRLRPRNVAASRRGRLRGAWLELIDLLAAAITVALRRADEMGDAITARGGAGQISAFPSRPKMIDLWAWVIVILVCGMALALELTILGTSAVTT
- a CDS encoding MarR family winged helix-turn-helix transcriptional regulator, whose amino-acid sequence is MSQTLGADLLAVVARLNRLATQRARLPLGYAQARLLSTIEDQGPTRISDLAALDHCSQPTMTTQVRRLEDGGYVSRTVDPDDARAVLIEITAKGVETLRQVRVDRGAAIDPYLERLDAKDQQTLGNAVEVLRRLLADASSPTKSR
- a CDS encoding MFS transporter produces the protein MWRQPKAVWAVAFASVVAFMGIGLVDPILKPIADTLNASPSQVSLLFTSYMAVMGVAMLITGVVASRIGPKRTLLIGLVVIIAGAGLAGMSDTVTEIVGWRALWGLGNALFVATALATIVNSARGSVAQAIILYEAALGLGIAVGPLVGGVLGSISWRGPFFGVSVLMAVAVVVTAFLLPSTPPAARATTLADPFRALRHRGLLGVAITALLYNFGFFTLLAFTPFPLDMSAHEIGLIFFGWGIALAFTSVVVAPRLQHRFGTVPTLLANLVAMTAVLVVMAVGTDHKPLLAACVVIAGLFIGINNTLITETVMKAAPVERGVASAAYSFVRFSGAALAPWLAGVLGERINVHVPFWVGAGAVLLAAGVLAASRPHLMGIDVEGELDELDEATVITVGSDS